Part of the Catalinimonas alkaloidigena genome is shown below.
TCATCTGCTAAAGGAGCTCCACCAGGATTATATTGACTGAAACAAGGGATGGATACAAACATTAAAAGCAAAAAGATTGAAATAACCATATTCTCAGGATTTAATTCCTCAACTTTTACATACTTGACTTATGCGAAGGTGATACCATCCACCTGATTATTGAGATAATATCAGATCATCTAACCTTATCCTCTCTAATTCTACTTTCTTCCTCTCTGCTTACTTTCAGCTCTCCTCCTTAAGACTGCTAAAAACAATCATAAGTTCATGGGCATCTCAAAGGTGAAGCAGGTTTCTTCGTCATTGGATTTGACAAGGAGCTTCCCCTGATGTGCGCGTGCAATTTCAGATGCAATATAGAGCCCGAGTCCCAAGCCCTTTTTTCCCGGCTTTACTTCACCTCGTGAGAATGGGTGAAAGAGCTTTGCCATGGCAGCATCTGGAATTTTCTTTCCCTGATTCGTTACCGAAAGCACAAATTTATCCTCATCACTGCTGGCATACACCTTAACAGGCTTGTTTTTTCCCCCATGCATAATGGCATTGCCCAGCAGGTTGGAGAACAGTTGAGCAATACGGTCGGCATCTGCATGTACAGTTCTCTTTAACTCAATCTGGCTTTCAATATGCTGCTCGGCGGACAATGTACGCATTTCGGTAATCACCTGAAGCAGACTTTTTTCCAGGGTATCCTGATGTTCAGCAGGTTTGAGGCTGATACCTCCTCCCAGGCGTCCTCTGGCAAAATCCAAAATGTTATTTATCAGCCCCTCCATCCTGAAGTTTGTGGTCTGGATAACTTCTACTATGCGCTTAGCGCTCTTGTCTAAAGGCATTTCCAGTAGGAGTTCGGTGCTTGCTTTTGTGGTAGCTACCGGATTGCGAAGGTCATGGCCTAATATGGCAATAAACTGCTCTCTGAGTTCAGCCATTTCACGCTCCTCTCTGAGCTGCAATTCAGTATTATCCAGTTGATCAACAGCATTTAGATGAAAAGAAATAAGATCAGCATACAAATTAAACATCCCAATAACTTCCGGGGTATTTACAGTGGCAGGTTTGGTATCCAAAGAGCAAAGCGTGCCAAAGAAGCTACCATCTTTACGATAGATAGGCACTGAGATATAGCTCTGAAAGCCATACATCGCTGGTATAGGATGACAATTGTATTTCTCGTCCTGATCCACGTGGTTAATAACCACAGGTTTATCGTGTTGACGCACTACATCGCAGAAGGTAGTTTCTATTTTTAACTCATCACCGGGCTTGAGTCCAAAAGGAATCTTGTCTAGCACACTACAGGTAACCCATCTGCTCTCAGTAACGCGGGCTATGGCAGCAAAACTCATTCCTGTGGTTTTGCATAAGACATCTAATAAGGTGGGCACGATTGAAATACGACTGACGGCATCAATTTCAGCCTGAAAATCTACTGGGTCTTTAGGCACAGAACAGTAATTTTGATCGGGTTAATTTATAATTGGAATATATAAACAAGAACGGCTATAAAAAATTCAGGGCAAGTCATTTTTTTTCTTCACCGTACCTAACTCCCTCACATCATTTTCTGGTGCTTATCACTGGTTACAAATATTTTTCAATCAGGCGTGAGGGCTTTTATGAAACGTTTTTACCGATCTCTGCCGGCACCGGCATGATGTAGAGAATGGCATCCGTTTCCTGTCACTCCATCGTTGAACTGCTGGAAAAAGTACTGGATAAAAATATTGATGTGATCAAAGTCAATAATCTCTATTAGATGAAAGGGAATGAGTTTGTTCATTCAGTCAGGGACTATGATTTTCAAGCCTGTACATGAGCTTTTACTTTCAGATGTAATTGAGCGTATAGCCTGCATTATGAGGTAGCCTATGAATATTAAAGAGCCATTCAACACCTCATTGCTTTAGCATCACCGCTACGGCTAAGATCAACAACCCAAGTGATTACAAAGTCTAAAACTAGGTCCGGGCATCAGTAGATCTGTCTTGCCAGCCTTTCTTATGATATCATGATCAGGCTTCATCAGATGCCATGAAAACATATATATTTTATATCTTAATAATAATGATATAATTATATAGATTTCCTCAATGAGAACTTGATGCCATCTTACAGGCTTAAATAGTTGTTGACTACAGGGATTACAATATTGTTTTTACGCAATGCTTAGGTATGGACAGTTAAAATCGGGCAACAATATAGGTTTGGTCATATGTAATTTCCTTTGACTTTTGGTTCACCTTAAAATATAAAAAGATGGCAGCCGATTTGATTTTCCCAATGAAAAATAATTTCAGTCAAAATGGTGAAGTGGGAATTTGTACCTGTATATCACTGAATTGGGCAAAAAAACACTTAAATACAATCGCGGATTAAAGAGCTATGGTGAGATTGGCCTGACAGATCATACGATGAATGCCCAAATGTCTATGTTGCGTAGATTTGACCATGATCCAGTTAGTCAATCAGGATTGGTAGACTTACAGGATATTGGTGGGGATAGAGTGATTACTTCTGTTGACGATGTGATCAACATTACCAAGCAGAATACGCCACATGTTGCCATATTCTGGACCGATACCCATACAATGGGCTACCGATACAGTCATTTAGAAAAAGAATTTTTTGACAATGAAGTCGGATTATACCGCGCTAAAAAAACAACAGACATCAAACAAATCATGAGCAAAACCATCAGTCCTTACGGACCGGTTAAGGGGATGCGACTGCTTAAGCTCAAAGCCTAGGTAAGTGAATATACATAAGCTCTACGCGTTCAGCTTGCGAATGATTTGCATTTCACCTTTTGTAACTTAGATTTCCTGCATCAATATCCCAATGCTTTGGCATCACCGGTACGGGTCACATCAGCGGCTCCCTCAAGGCTGCCATCGGGTCGCACCAATATGGCTTCAGTCCTACCCAACTGTTCAAAAAACCGTAAGTCGTGCCCTTTTGCTTTAAGCTGATCGGCTATTAGGCTGTCAATGGCACCTTCTTCTACCACGATGCGATCGGGCAGCCACTGTGAATGCGTTTTTTTAGCGTTTACGGCTTCCTGCATCGTCATACCATAGTCAATCACATTGATTATATTCTGGTAAATCACATTGATGATGGTAGAACCACCGGGGGTGCCCAGTACCATAAACAAGTCTCCATTTTTTTCTACAATGGTTGGGCTCATGCTGGACAGCATACGCTTGCCGGGCGCTATGGAATTGGCTTCTCCACCTATTAGTCCAAAAATATTAGGAAAACCTGGTTTCAGGCTGAAGTTGTTCATCTCATTGTTCAGGAAAAAGCCCGCACCATCTACCATCACTTTATTGCCAAAATAGGCCACCAGTGTGGTTGTAATAGAAACGGCGTTTCCCTCCTTATCTACGATGGAGAAATGTGTGG
Proteins encoded:
- a CDS encoding GAF domain-containing sensor histidine kinase, translated to MPKDPVDFQAEIDAVSRISIVPTLLDVLCKTTGMSFAAIARVTESRWVTCSVLDKIPFGLKPGDELKIETTFCDVVRQHDKPVVINHVDQDEKYNCHPIPAMYGFQSYISVPIYRKDGSFFGTLCSLDTKPATVNTPEVIGMFNLYADLISFHLNAVDQLDNTELQLREEREMAELREQFIAILGHDLRNPVATTKASTELLLEMPLDKSAKRIVEVIQTTNFRMEGLINNILDFARGRLGGGISLKPAEHQDTLEKSLLQVITEMRTLSAEQHIESQIELKRTVHADADRIAQLFSNLLGNAIMHGGKNKPVKVYASSDEDKFVLSVTNQGKKIPDAAMAKLFHPFSRGEVKPGKKGLGLGLYIASEIARAHQGKLLVKSNDEETCFTFEMPMNL